One genomic region from Streptomyces sp. Li-HN-5-11 encodes:
- a CDS encoding Ku protein codes for MRSIWNGAISFGLVSIPIKLVNATESHTISFRQIHTEDGGRIRYRKVCELEDREVTQAEIGKGYEDADGSIIPISDEDLAHLPLPTAKTIDIVAFVPADRIDPLQMENAYYLAASGAPAAKPYTLLREALKRSQKVAIAKFALRGRERLGMLRVVDDVIAMHGLLWPDEIRVPEGVAPDVDVTVRDKELDLADALMDTLGEVDLEDLHDEYREALEEVIAAKAAGEGLPEAPEPARGGKVLDLMAALENSVRAARQSRGEEAGEETAEGAEQAGGAEEAEEAEVRHLPARKQARGGAKKTAARKPASTAKKTAKKTASGKKPASKSAQGAKKAEPGGRTTAKSGGRSTAKSGGRSTAKKTAKTQTKTPARAPAKKTAAGKRTA; via the coding sequence GTGCGATCCATTTGGAACGGCGCCATCTCGTTCGGCCTGGTCAGCATCCCGATCAAGCTCGTCAACGCCACCGAGAGCCACACCATCTCCTTCCGCCAGATCCACACGGAGGACGGCGGCCGCATCCGCTACCGCAAGGTCTGCGAACTGGAGGACCGCGAGGTCACGCAGGCGGAGATCGGCAAGGGCTACGAGGACGCGGACGGCAGCATCATCCCGATCAGCGACGAGGACCTGGCCCACCTGCCCCTGCCGACCGCGAAGACGATCGACATCGTGGCCTTCGTCCCGGCCGACCGGATCGACCCCCTCCAGATGGAGAACGCGTACTACCTGGCCGCGAGCGGCGCCCCCGCTGCCAAGCCGTACACGCTGCTGCGCGAGGCGCTCAAGCGCAGCCAGAAGGTCGCGATCGCCAAGTTCGCCCTGCGCGGCCGCGAGCGTCTGGGCATGCTGCGCGTGGTGGACGACGTCATCGCCATGCACGGCCTGCTCTGGCCCGACGAGATCCGTGTCCCCGAGGGTGTTGCCCCGGACGTCGACGTCACGGTCCGCGACAAGGAACTCGACCTCGCGGACGCCCTGATGGACACCCTCGGCGAGGTGGACCTGGAGGACCTCCACGACGAGTACCGCGAGGCCCTGGAGGAGGTCATCGCCGCGAAGGCCGCCGGCGAGGGGCTCCCGGAGGCCCCGGAGCCGGCGCGCGGCGGCAAGGTCCTCGACCTCATGGCGGCCCTGGAGAACAGCGTCCGGGCGGCCAGGCAGTCCAGGGGAGAGGAGGCCGGGGAGGAGACCGCCGAGGGGGCGGAGCAGGCCGGGGGAGCCGAGGAAGCCGAGGAAGCCGAGGTCAGGCACCTTCCGGCCCGTAAGCAGGCCCGCGGCGGGGCCAAGAAGACGGCCGCCCGGAAACCGGCCTCGACTGCGAAGAAGACGGCGAAGAAGACCGCGTCCGGCAAGAAGCCGGCGTCCAAGTCGGCCCAGGGCGCCAAGAAGGCGGAGCCGGGCGGCAGGACCACGGCCAAGTCGGGTGGCAGGAGCACGGCCAAGTCGGGTGGCAGGAGCACGGCCAAGAAGACGGCGAAGACGCAGACGAAGACACCGGCGAGGGCCCCGGCCAAGAAGACGGCCGCGGGCAAGCGCACGGCGTGA